A genomic window from Candidatus Melainabacteria bacterium includes:
- a CDS encoding ROK family protein, with translation MNYIGVDIGGTKIAAGIVTAHGEVIARHERPTPVTEGGPTILRAAIEAVRTVLNSAGVPVSAVGVGAGGQIDPTHGIVFSATDVIPGWKGIKVTEAFSAELALPSFVDNDVNVLALAESRFGAASSFSNGTVVFLALGTGVGGALLIDGKLHHGAHFSGGEFGHILLSMDPNARIDTGGAKGTLEAYCSGPGLVQTFIELSGDTGDVTGHDVVSDACKNPAGFGAQAVQKTGEYLGYGLVSLANALDPDLIVVGGGLAEIGEALLQPAIKVLRETALPGPAKCNVVFAQLGKDSAVIGAASLGMNERKSIASELCGANMGCI, from the coding sequence ATGAATTACATCGGCGTTGATATCGGCGGCACCAAAATAGCGGCGGGAATCGTCACCGCCCACGGTGAAGTTATTGCCAGGCATGAGCGACCTACTCCTGTTACAGAAGGTGGTCCTACGATATTGCGAGCAGCCATAGAAGCGGTGAGAACTGTCTTGAATTCTGCAGGTGTGCCTGTTTCAGCCGTCGGTGTTGGTGCAGGTGGACAGATCGATCCAACTCACGGAATCGTGTTCTCTGCCACCGACGTCATACCCGGATGGAAGGGAATCAAAGTTACTGAAGCATTTAGCGCGGAGTTGGCACTCCCTTCATTTGTTGACAATGATGTCAATGTGCTCGCTTTAGCAGAGAGTCGTTTCGGTGCGGCCAGCTCTTTCTCGAATGGAACAGTGGTGTTCCTGGCTCTGGGAACTGGAGTCGGCGGAGCACTCCTGATTGACGGAAAGTTACATCACGGCGCTCACTTTAGTGGCGGAGAATTTGGACATATCCTTTTGTCGATGGATCCGAACGCGCGCATCGATACTGGTGGCGCAAAAGGAACACTCGAGGCGTATTGCAGCGGACCGGGTCTGGTCCAGACTTTTATTGAATTGTCAGGTGACACCGGTGATGTGACCGGCCACGATGTCGTCAGTGATGCTTGCAAAAATCCTGCAGGTTTTGGTGCTCAAGCTGTTCAAAAGACGGGTGAGTATCTTGGTTATGGATTAGTGAGCCTGGCAAATGCCCTCGACCCCGACTTGATTGTAGTTGGTGGTGGTCTTGCCGAAATTGGAGAAGCATTGCTTCAGCCTGCAATCAAGGTTCTGCGAGAGACTGCTCTGCCCGGACCTGCGAAGTGCAATGTAGTATTTGCTCAACTTGGGAAGGACTCCGCCGTAATCGGTGCCGCCAGTCTTGGCAT
- a CDS encoding GNAT family N-acetyltransferase, producing the protein MSMAVVPGMAIPVYGQQSASLSDERAQAPIVICDATPADLEILYQMSVALAFFERKSAAEIEVTREKIWRCAFGPNKVFSALIARRNGQPVGMAVFYYAYAGSLGAPILYCEDLFVERLYRRQGVASLMLKELVKRASQFGCCRVQGAVFNWNDEAARCYENLGAQIRRDLHQVRLDASKFKRLLES; encoded by the coding sequence ATGTCAATGGCAGTGGTACCAGGAATGGCTATTCCCGTGTACGGTCAGCAGAGCGCCAGCCTTTCAGATGAGCGCGCACAAGCCCCCATCGTTATCTGTGATGCCACTCCAGCCGATCTGGAAATTCTCTATCAGATGTCAGTTGCGCTTGCTTTCTTTGAGCGCAAATCAGCCGCCGAAATAGAAGTAACGCGCGAAAAGATATGGCGGTGTGCGTTCGGTCCCAATAAAGTTTTTTCCGCACTGATAGCGCGCAGAAATGGACAACCTGTAGGCATGGCGGTCTTTTATTATGCGTATGCCGGATCACTCGGAGCGCCAATCTTGTACTGCGAAGATCTCTTTGTGGAGCGCTTGTATCGCCGACAGGGAGTAGCAAGTCTGATGCTAAAAGAACTCGTGAAGAGAGCTTCGCAGTTTGGTTGCTGCCGAGTGCAGGGCGCTGTATTCAACTGGAACGATGAAGCCGCAAGGTGCTACGAAAATCTCGGCGCACAAATACGACGCGACTTACATCAAGTCCGTTTGGATGCATCAAAATTCAAACGTCTTTTGGAATCTTGA